The genomic window GTCTCTGTCCACGCCCACCATTGGCGCTACGCACGCCGAAAACCAACGCTGCATAGGACACTCCCCGTGTACAGTGCTACTCACAGTCGACATCTCCCCAAACCTTccacatttttttttgtgcttttAGCTTCTTGTCTCTATCACCCCCTACCTTGTTGCCGTCGCCACAGCCCACCTCAACGCGCCTTGGCaaaaacgcacgcacaaacacacacactcacacaggCTACTCAATCAGACCCACACTTCCTGTTTCACGTTCTTTTAATTTCACTCGCTCCCTGCCCTTGCTTTTACCCCCTATTGCACGCCTCTAGTTTCTTGTGATTGCTACGCAGTGAGCCATCACCTTAGCAGACGTACACACTGCGCCCCCTCGCCCCACGTATCACAAaactccccctccctccccacccacctaATCACCACCCCGCGAAGGCATCAACCATGGCCCCGATCATCCACCGCAACCTCACCGCCCCCGAGCTGGTGCAGTGGGCGCTGAAGCTCGAGAAGGACACGAAGctgagcgcgcgcggcgcgctgtgcgtgctgtCATACGCGAAGACTGGCCGCTCGCCGAGCGACAAGCGTGTGGCGGACACGGATGACGTGCGCGAGAACGTGGACTGGGGCAGTGTAAACGTGAAGCTGAGCGAGGAGTCGTTCGCAAAGGTGAAGAAGCGCGCGATGGACTTCCTGAACTCACGCGACCACCTGTTCATCGTGGATTGCTTCGCCGGGCACGACGAGCGCTATCGCCTGAAGGTGCGCGTGATCACAACGCGGCCGTATCACGCACTGTTCATGTACAACATGCTGATCCGCCCGACACGGCAGGAGCTAGAGAGCTTTGGCGAGCCGGAGTACACGATCTACAACGCCGGCGAGCACTTGGCAGACCCGTCGGTGCCCGGGATCACGTCGACGACGTCTGTGTCGCTAAACTTCAAGAcgggcgaggaggtgatCCTGGGCACGGAGTACGCTGGCGAGATGAAGAAGGGCATACTGACGGTGATGTTCGAGCTGATGCCGCGCCAGGGCCACCTGTGCATGCACGCGTCCGCGAACGTCGGCAAGAAGGGCGACGTGACTGTGTTCTTCGGGCTGAGCGGGACGGGCAAGACGACGCTGTCCGCAGACCCGAACCGGATGCTgatcggcgacgacgagcacGTGTGGACGGACCGCGGCGTGTTCAACATCGAGGGCGGCTGCTACGCGAAGGCGATCGGGCTGAACCcgaagacggaggaggagatctACAACGCTGTGAAGttcggcgccgtggcggagaaCTGCACTCTGGACAAGGCGACGCACGAGATCGACTTCAACGACGAGTCCATCTGCAAGAACACGCGCGTTGCATACCCGCTGGAGCACATCCCCGGCGCGCTGACGCACGCGGTTGCCGGGCACCCGAACAACGTGATCTTCCTGACGAACGACGCGTTCGGCGTGATGCCGCCGGTTGCGCGGCTGACACCGGAGCAGGCGATGTTTTGGTTCATCATGGGGTACACCGCGAACGTGCCCGGCGTGGAGGCAGGCAGCACGCCGGTGGCGAAGCCGATCTTCTCGTCGTGCTTCGGCGGCCCGTTCCTTGTGCGCCACGCGACGTACTATGGGGAGCAGCTGGCAAGGAAGATGACGGAGCACAACGCCCGCGTATGGCTGCTGAACACCGGCTACGCTGGCGGGCGCGCGGACCGCGGCGCGAAGCGGATGCCGCTGAAGGTGACGCGTGCCGTGATCGACGCGATTCACGACGGCAGCCTGGACAAGGAACAGTACTGCGTGTACCCGGGCTGGGGCCTGCAGATcccgaggaggtgcgcgcgcgtgccggcgcagctgctggaccCGCGCAAGGCGTGGAAGGATGTGAAGGCGTTCAACGAGACGACGAAGGAGCTGGTGGCGATGTTCCAGGCGAGCTTCCAGAAGCGCTTtgcggcgaaggcgagcgaggcgctgaagTCTGCCGTGCCGAAGTACGTGGAGACGGCTCATCTGTAGGGACGATGTGTGCCGGGTGAGCGCCGCTGGTTGAACGTGCGCATGCCCGAAACGCGTGTGCGTACTTTTATGTGTGCATTGATTGATGTTTTTTTCGATGATAGTTGATG from Leishmania infantum JPCM5 WGS CACT00000000 data, contig 36, whole genome shotgun sequence includes these protein-coding regions:
- a CDS encoding glycosomal phosphoenolpyruvate carboxykinase, putative; this encodes MAPIIHRNLTAPELVQWALKLEKDTKLSARGALCVLSYAKTGRSPSDKRVADTDDVRENVDWGSVNVKLSEESFAKVKKRAMDFLNSRDHLFIVDCFAGHDERYRLKVRVITTRPYHALFMYNMLIRPTRQELESFGEPEYTIYNAGEHLADPSVPGITSTTSVSLNFKTGEEVILGTEYAGEMKKGILTVMFELMPRQGHLCMHASANVGKKGDVTVFFGLSGTGKTTLSADPNRMLIGDDEHVWTDRGVFNIEGGCYAKAIGLNPKTEEEIYNAVKFGAVAENCTLDKATHEIDFNDESICKNTRVAYPLEHIPGALTHAVAGHPNNVIFLTNDAFGVMPPVARLTPEQAMFWFIMGYTANVPGVEAGSTPVAKPIFSSCFGGPFLVRHATYYGEQLARKMTEHNARVWLLNTGYAGGRADRGAKRMPLKVTRAVIDAIHDGSLDKEQYCVYPGWGLQIPRRCARVPAQLLDPRKAWKDVKAFNETTKELVAMFQASFQKRFAAKASEALKSAVPKYVETAHL